The Bacillus sp. 2205SS5-2 genome includes a region encoding these proteins:
- the cmpA gene encoding cortex morphogenetic protein CmpA produces the protein MPNWLQNQMKRAFLEKDHYQIKLLNQCWFFYRKKHRS, from the coding sequence ATGCCGAATTGGCTTCAAAACCAAATGAAACGAGCCTTCCTCGAAAAAGACCACTACCAAATTAAATTATTGAATCAATGTTGGTTTTTTTACAGAAAAAAACACCGCTCATAA
- a CDS encoding SprT family protein produces the protein MRNEELQKTVEKISIDLFGKPFKHKAYFNLRLRTTGGRYLLREHHIELNRKYYDELGHKELIGIIKHELCHYHLHLEGKGYRHKDQDFKSLMKKVDAPRHCAVLPSYNRSERKVEYRYRCEKCGLNYYRKKKMNTTKYVCGRCKGSIVFLGKK, from the coding sequence ATGAGAAATGAGGAACTTCAAAAAACGGTAGAAAAAATATCGATTGATTTGTTTGGGAAGCCGTTTAAACATAAAGCGTATTTCAACTTGAGGCTAAGAACAACAGGTGGACGCTACTTATTAAGGGAACATCATATTGAGCTAAATAGGAAGTATTATGATGAGTTAGGTCATAAGGAATTAATCGGTATCATTAAGCATGAGTTATGTCACTATCACTTACATCTTGAGGGGAAAGGATATAGGCACAAGGACCAAGATTTTAAATCTCTAATGAAAAAAGTTGATGCTCCGAGGCATTGTGCTGTTCTTCCTTCATATAATCGTTCTGAAAGGAAAGTGGAATATCGGTATCGGTGTGAAAAATGCGGACTAAATTATTATCGTAAGAAAAAAATGAATACAACCAAGTATGTCTGTGGGCGTTGTAAGGGGAGTATTGTATTTTTAGGAAAAAAGTGA